In one window of Desulfobacterales bacterium DNA:
- a CDS encoding GTP-binding protein — protein sequence MAKEKFERTKPHVNVGTIGHIDHGKTTLTAAITRVLATKGQASFVDFSEIDKAP from the coding sequence ATGGCAAAGGAAAAATTCGAGCGGACGAAACCGCACGTAAACGTAGGCACGATCGGCCACATCGACCATGGCAAGACCACGTTGACCGCGGCGATCACCCGGGTGCTGGCGACCAAGGGTCAGGCAAGCTTTGTTGATTTCAGCGAGATCGACAAGGCGCCGG
- the qmoC gene encoding quinone-interacting membrane-bound oxidoreductase complex subunit QmoC — protein sequence MTMKVEPDLQFIKFLKDAGGDTLKKCYQCATCSVICPLASDAKPFPRKEMIWAQWGLKDKLAADPDVLLCHQCGDCTAYCPRGAKPGDVLGAIRAYMYTHYGFPSGLAKLASNGRNLPLLIGVPAVFILVMWLISGGLHLPDAQTFKEYGYGQFFGHWEHHFLTKNVFFIDIIFLSAAAFSLFAAFKGASALWGKMNEGVAAGSQFRPSAIQFVRDFLAPAVVETVQHKRFNQCGVNKNRVTGHLPLLLSFIGLFIVTNYVFIRKDFFGYFFPELHKVVPLIDPFKLLANVSAIALIVGIWILWSNRSKMEAEQGITPTFYDWFLIGEIMAVGVTGLGAEVMRLMGLMTLGYVIYYAHLVAVLMLFIYMPYTKFAHMIYRTVAMAFENYRQSGFVTRKVAE from the coding sequence ATGACAATGAAAGTTGAGCCTGATTTACAATTCATTAAATTTCTCAAGGACGCAGGCGGAGACACGCTGAAGAAATGCTACCAGTGTGCTACCTGTTCGGTGATCTGCCCGCTGGCCTCGGACGCCAAGCCTTTTCCTCGCAAGGAGATGATCTGGGCCCAGTGGGGTTTGAAGGACAAACTGGCCGCTGATCCGGACGTGCTGCTCTGCCATCAATGCGGTGACTGTACCGCCTATTGCCCCCGGGGCGCCAAGCCCGGCGATGTTCTCGGCGCGATCCGGGCCTATATGTACACCCATTACGGTTTTCCCAGCGGCCTGGCCAAGCTGGCCAGCAACGGCCGCAACCTGCCGCTTCTGATCGGGGTTCCGGCGGTATTTATCCTGGTGATGTGGCTGATCTCCGGCGGTCTGCACCTGCCCGACGCCCAGACCTTCAAGGAGTATGGCTATGGCCAGTTCTTCGGCCATTGGGAACACCATTTCCTGACCAAGAACGTATTTTTCATTGACATCATCTTCCTGTCGGCCGCGGCGTTTTCCCTGTTCGCCGCCTTTAAGGGCGCCTCGGCCCTGTGGGGCAAGATGAACGAAGGGGTAGCCGCCGGTTCCCAGTTCCGGCCCTCGGCCATCCAGTTTGTCAGGGATTTTCTGGCCCCGGCGGTTGTGGAGACCGTCCAGCATAAGCGGTTCAACCAGTGCGGGGTGAATAAGAATCGGGTCACGGGCCACCTGCCACTGCTGCTTTCCTTTATCGGCCTGTTCATCGTGACCAACTACGTGTTCATCCGGAAGGATTTCTTCGGTTACTTCTTTCCCGAGCTGCACAAGGTCGTCCCCCTGATCGATCCGTTCAAACTGCTGGCCAATGTCAGCGCCATCGCCCTTATCGTCGGCATCTGGATTCTCTGGTCGAATCGCTCCAAGATGGAGGCGGAACAGGGCATTACCCCGACCTTTTATGACTGGTTCCTGATCGGCGAGATCATGGCCGTGGGTGTTACCGGCCTGGGCGCCGAGGTGATGCGGTTGATGGGGTTGATGACCCTGGGCTATGTAATCTACTACGCCCACCTGGTCGCAGTGCTGATGTTGTTTATCTATATGCCCTATACCAAGTTCGCCCACATGATCTACCGTACCGTGGCCATGGCCTTTGAAAACTACCGGCAAAGCGGGTTCGTCACCCGTAAGGTCGCCGAATAA